One Pseudorasbora parva isolate DD20220531a chromosome 8, ASM2467924v1, whole genome shotgun sequence DNA window includes the following coding sequences:
- the LOC137084116 gene encoding uncharacterized protein, producing MGPMDDPEAFIDLFERSAAARDWPKDDWPMRLLPLLSGEAQVAAHQLPVKNLLVYDDLKHAILQRVGRTPEQHRQRFRTLALEESGRPFIFAHQLRDSCRKWLMAGECDAEGIIDRVVLEQFVVGPVPPPGVAGPGHPVGGRPDGGVPRGRRALASGFSLSLSSLSLSPPNPAPSLSKPPRSRAGVPPRPAPRWRTGAAAETAATPRPAARGGGSPSLHAKGWAHFQPLGRRGGLGRLVGAVGTRDTLLIGVR from the coding sequence ATGGGACCGATGGACGACCCGGAGGCGTTCATCGACCTCTTCGAGAGGTCCGCCGCCGCTCGGGACTGGCCCAAGGATGACTGGCCAATGCGGCTCCTGCCCCTGCTATCGGGAGAAGCGCAGGTAGCCGCCCACCAACTGCCAGTCAAGAACCTCCTGGTCTACGACGACCTCAAGCACGCCATCCtgcagcgggtcggccggacacCGGAACAGCACCGCCAGCGGTTCCGGACCCTGGCGCTCGAAGAGTCCGGCCGGCCCTTCATCTTCGCgcaccagctccgggactcgtgccGCAAGTGGCTGATGGCCGGAGAATGCGACGCCGAGGGGATCATCGATCgcgtggtgctggagcagttcgtcgtgggtccagtgccaccgcccGGCGTCGCTGGACCAGGCCATCCAGTTGGCGGAAGACCAGATGGTGGCGTGCCacggggtcggcgagcccttgCCAgcggcttctctctctctctctcttctctctctctctctcctcctaaCCCCGCCCCGTCTCTCTCTAAACCTCCCAGGTCCAGAGCTGGAGTGCCGCCCCGGCCAGCGCCGAGGTGGAGAACGGGGGCCGCGGCCGAGACAGCGGCGACTCCCCGCCCAGCGGCCCGGGGAGGAGGGAGTCCCTCTCTCCACGCCAAGGGCTGGGCCCACTTCCAGCCACTAGGGCGGCGGGGAGGCCTGGGCCGGCTTGTTGGCGCTGTGGGGACCCGGGACACTTTATTGATCGGTGTCCGATGA